One Clarias gariepinus isolate MV-2021 ecotype Netherlands chromosome 18, CGAR_prim_01v2, whole genome shotgun sequence genomic window carries:
- the LOC128507091 gene encoding C3a anaphylatoxin chemotactic receptor, with protein sequence MEAIQVVQIVATVLIFVVGVSLNGLVVWVLGFRGRRRSGSIGGETKGAGSFRIYVVNLALADLMLILRTPVMIGYLVHNFTWPFGKPVCQLIMFLRCLGLYAGAFLLSAIALERCLCILRPVWARMRRPRWVVPLVCLLLWALASALSVPYITAAGLKDYDNRTQCLENVNQTGRTMLLTVESVAGFLLPLLIFLSCNVAVIVTAKRAENVSSTPVSSPTSPTGSVYTSQRMTRLYRILFFTMLLFLTCWVPYFTCRFLKALASERTDWSGLYIGAERGIYVALFLVYLKSALNPILYVFAARGLSRTVRASLLSTIVRVFNEDVSESLRRKSLRRKDSQI encoded by the coding sequence ATGGAGGCAATACAAGTGGTGCAGATTGTAGCGACAGTGTTGATCTTTGTGGTGGGTGTAAGTCTGAACGGCCTGGTAGTTTGGGTGTTGGGATTCCGAGGGAGGCGAAGGAGTGGCTCCATAGGAGGTGAAACAAAGGGTGCTGGAAGCTTCCGGATATACGTTGTGAACCTGGCACTGGCCGACCTGATGTTAATTTTGCGCACTCCTGTCATGATAGGCTACCTAGTACACAATTTCACCTGGCCCTTTGGAAAGCCAGTGTGCCAGCTGATCATGTTCCTGCGCTGCCTAGGATTATATGCAGGGGCCTTTTTGCTGAGCGCCATTGCACTGGAGCGATGCTTGTGCATATTACGGCCTGTCTGGGCTCGAATGAGACGCCCACGCTGGGTGGTGCCACTCGTCTGCCTCCTGCTGTGGGCACTGGCTTCTGCCCTCTCGGTGCCCTACATCACAGCTGCTGGACTCAAAGATTACGACAACCGTACCCAGTGCCTGGAAAATGTTAATCAAACTGGACGGACCATGCTGCTCACGGTGGAGTCTGTGGCGGGTTTCCTGCTTCCACTGTTAATTTTCTTATCCTGCAATGTGGCTGTAATAGTTACTGCAAAGAGGGCTGAGAATGTGTCCAGCACCCCTGTCTCCTCACCTACTTCCCCTACTGGATCTGTTTACACATCACAGAGGATGACCCGCCTCTACCGAATCCTCTTCTTCACCATGCTCCTGTTCCTCACATGCTGGGTGCCGTACTTTACCTGCCGCTTCCTTAAAGCACTTGCCAGTGAACGGACTGACTGGAGCGGCCTTTATATAGGAGCAGAACGGGGCATATATGTGGCACTGTTCCTGGTGTACCTGAAGAGCGCGCTCAACCCAATTTTATACGTATTCGCTGCCCGAGGACTGAGTCGCACCGTCCGTGCCTCGCTGCTCTCCACAATTGTGCGAGTCTTTAACGAGGATGTGTCCGAGTCCCTGCGCAGGAAGTCCTTACGGAGAAAAGACTCACAGATTTAA